The following DNA comes from Marinilactibacillus sp. Marseille-P9653.
TGCTGCTTACTATACTGTAGAAGACAACTTATACTCTATGCCTTTCAATTCTTCTACACCTGTTCTTTATTATAATGAAGCATTATTTGAAGCAGCTGGTATTGAAGAAGCGCCGTCTACATTAGCGGAAATTGGTGAGATGCAAGATGCTTTAACTGAAGCAGGTGCGCAAATGCCGATTTCATTGACTATATATGGTTGGTTTGTAGAACAATTCATTGCTAAACAAGGACAAGAATTTGTAAACAATGGAAATGGTCGTGAAGCGATTCCGACAGAAGTAGAATTCATTGAAAATGGCGCAATGCAAAATATTCTTGAAGAATGGTATGCGCTATATGAGTCAGGCGCAGCGCCGAATGTTGGACGTGACGGAGGGTCTCCTGAGTTCGTATCTGGTCAGTCTGCAATGATGATCGGTTCAACTTCTAGTCTTTCTTCTATAATGAGTGAGGTCGGTGGAGAGTTTGAAGTTGGAACAGCTTATCTTCCTGCTATTTCTGAAGAAGATCAAGGTGGCGTATCAATCGGTGGTGCATCTGTATGGGCTATGGATAACGAAGACTCAGATAAGGCACAAGCTTCTTGGGAATTTATTAAATATCTTGTGACGCCAGAAATTCAAGCTGAATGGGCTTCCGCAACAGGCTATTTCCCAATTACAACAGCGACTCACGAAGAAGAAGTATTTAAACAAAATATCGAAGAATTCCCACAATTCCAAACAGCCATTGACCAGTTACATGCTTCTAATCCAGAATCTCAAGGTGCTTTCCTAAGTGTCTTTCCAGAAGCGCGTCAAATTGTTGAAAATGAAATTGAGAATATGCTAAATGGTTCAGCTACTCCCGAATCAGCTGCTCAAGAAATGGCTGATCAGATCAACGAAGCGTTAGAGAACTATAACTTAGTAAATTCCCCCGAGTAATTAAAAGGAGCGTGTATGCATGGCAGAAGTACAATTGCGACAAGTCAGTAAAGTCTATGACAAAAATACAGTCGCAGTAAAGCCATTGAATCTACAGATCAAAGATAAAGAATTCGTTGTTTTTGTTGGACCTTCTGGTTGTGGGAAATCAACAACATTAAGAATGATTGCAGGGTTAGAAAAGATTACTGATGGTGGATTATATTTTGAAGATCAATTAGTGAATCATATTCCTTCTAAGGATCGCGATATCGCAATGGTTTTTCAGAATTATGCACTATATCCTAACATGACCATTTACGACAATATTGGATTTTCTTTGAAGATGCAGAAAATCAAAAAAGAAGAGAGAGATGAACGGATTCGGGAAGCGGCAAAAGTGTTGGGTCTAACCGAATATCTAAATAGAAAACCGGCTTCTCTTTCAGGCGGCCAGCGTCAACGAGTCGCATTAGGGAGAGCGATGGTTCGTAATCCTAAAGTGTTTTTACTGGATGAGCCATTATCAAATCTAGATGCCAACCTTAGAGTTGCTATGCGCTCTGAAATCGTCAAATTACATCGTAAGCTACAGACGACTTTTATTTATGTCACTCATGATCAAACTGAAGCTATGACAATGGGAGACCGGATTGTTGTCTTGAATGATGGCGAACTAGAACAAGCAGACACGCCACTGAATTTGTATGCTTACCCAAAAACAAAATTTGTTGCAGAGTTTATCGGTAGTCCACAAATGAATATTTTCCCTACAACTTTACATGTAGAGGATGACAAAAGTTATATCTACTTCCAGAACCAAAGCATGACTATGGGGAGTAGTATTCAAAATAGACTACCGAAACAAGTGGTAACGCAACCTGTTTATGCTGGTATCCGACCAGAAGCTTTCGAACTTTCAGAAGATGAAAATGGTGAGACAATCAATGTCACGGTAGAAAACATTGAGAATATGGGAAGCGATACGTATATCTTTTTTCATGTAGAAGATAGAGAACAGTTAATGATTGCTAGAGTACCTTCAGATACGGACGTAACCTATGGAGATCGGGTTCATTTGAAAGTCGATTTCAACAAGTGGCATCTATTTGATCAAGAAACAGAACAAACATTACTCCGTGTGCCATTTGAATCAGAAGAAACATCTAAAGAGGAGGTTCTAATATCATGAGTAGTTTGAATTTTGCGCATAGAGGCTTCAGTAGCCAGTTCCCGGAAAATACCATGCTCGCTTTTGAAAAAGCAGTTGAAGCAGGGGCTGATGGTATTGAACTGGACGTTCAGTTAACAAGGGACAAAGAAGTTGTCATTTTTCATGACGATACACTGGAACGGTTGACGAACGGAACAGGAACGTTAAGGAATTTTACGTTAGCAGAACTTCAACAGCTATCCATCGGTTCTCAGAAATGTGAAGAAGTATTAGGTCAACAGATACCAACACTTCGAGAGTATTTAAATTGGGTATCCGACACAGAATTATTAACAAATATTGAATTAAAAACAGCTTCCGGTGATCCTACTGGTTTAGAACAGAAAGTTCTTGAGCTCATAGACTTATTCAATGTAAAAGAAAAGATTATCATTTCTTCTTTTCATGTAGAAAATATGAGTCGAGTGAAACAGTTAGACTCTGAAATTCAGACGGGGCTGTTAGTAATCGATTGTGACGAAAAGACTGTCCAAAAAGCTCTAGAGTTAGAAATGGATTATCTACATCCTTTGGCGAGTAAACTGGATAAAACAGTCATTGAGCATATCAATAAATTGAATTTAAAAATCAATACATGGACAATCAATGAAGTATCGGATCTGCAAAAAGCGAATGCTGCAAATCTTTACGGAATTATAACTGACTACCCAGATAGACTGAAAGAAATACAAGAACAGTCTACTGAATTAACACATTAGAGAAGTGAAAAATAGAGGAAGAGTGATATATCGCTCATCTTCTATTTTTTATTAATATCAAAGTGATAAATAAACTCAATTAAATAGATTATAGAGGGTTTACTCATTTAATAAATAAAGGTAATTGAATTAACGAAAAATAGGCCATTAAGTTTACAAAGCATTTTTATACTTAAATTGTATTAAAGAAAGGGAGGAATCTCAGATGCTACTTACCGCTCATTCTGGAAGTGATGCTACACCAAACAATAGTCTAGAATATATTGATAAAATGATTGACTATAATATAGATTGTCTAGAACTAGATGTAAGACGTGCGCAAAATGGTCAACTTTATCTGAGTCAAGATCCGATATATTCATTAGATCTAACTTCTTGTCTATTAAATTTGGACACTGTTTTTAAGTATATTGCTAAAAGATCTTCAAGAATCCGAATCAAATGCAATTTGAAAGAAAAAGGGCTTGAGGCAGAAGTACAATGGACTGCGGAGAAGCGAGAATTATTTGATCAAGTAGTCTTTTCAGGAACTGTTGAACCTTCGCATCTTTTTGTATGGGATAGAGATAAAATTTTTTATAATATTGAAAACTGTCTACCCAATATTTATACCGTTAAGGAATTAAAGAGAGCTCACTTTGATGTGGACATTACTTTTGTAGGAAGCACAAATTGCATACTCTGAATCTTTGTTATGAGTATTGTTCAAAAGGGTGGATTGAACTTTGTCATCAGAATAATATACAATTATCTGTCTGGACTGTAGATAATCTTGAAATGATTCAAGCGTATGAGCAACAAGATTTGTATAGCGTTACTACCAATCGGGCAATCGAATATCTTAATAAAAGAACTCTTAAAAAATCTATCGTTAGTATAAGATAGATTTTTTATTTGGAATCAATGAGTTTAGATATAAACGTATACATTTAATTGTATATTTATACTAAAAAATTGTAAAATTTGGAAATTAGTTTAGATTGTATTCAGTTAATACTATTCATTATTATCTAATTAATAGTAGCGTATTAAAAAAAAACGATTGACATGTAAAGCGTATTTACTAATAATCTAAAGTTATTCTCATATTTATTTAATAATTGTAATGTTCTAGGAGGTTCTCTTGATTGTTTCAGTTGCATGCATGCTGTATAATTAAATAATTGTCGTATTGAAAATTGAAAGGGGCACTAATGAATACTATGAAAATTAAAAGGAAAAATAAAGTCACAATAGGAATATTGTTCTTATTTACATTGTTATTAAATCTAGCCTTATCTCCTGTAAAAGTGGATGCAGCAGAACCGGTGAAGCAATATAACATTGCAACAGACGTAACATTCGCACCATTTGAGTTCCAGGATGAAGATGGAAATTATGTAGGAATAGACGTTGAGATACTTACAGCCATTGCAGAAGATCAGGGATTTGAATTTGATTTAAGACCGATGAACTTCAGCGCAGGACTTCAAGCGCTTGAATCGAATCAGGTCGATGGTATGATCGCGGCGATGAGTATTACGCCTGAACGTGAAGAAGCATTTGATTTCTCGGATCCTTATTTTGATGCAGGTCCCGTTATGGCCGTCCGCGAAGACAATGAAGAAATTGATTCATACGAAGATCTTGAAGGTAAAACAGTTGCAGTAAAAGTTGGAACAACTGGAGCGGAATTAGCTAGTGAGCTTCAAGAAAGTTATGACTTTGAAATCAACCAGTTCGAAGACTCGTCAGGTATGTATGAAGACGTCGTTTCTAGACACTCTGACGCAGTATTTGAAGATTATCCCGTTATGGCTTATGCGATTCAGCAAGGGTTAGAACTAAGATTTCCAACTCAACCAGAAGAAGGAGATTCTTATGGATTTGCAGTTAATAAGGGCGCGAATCCTGAGTTGATTGAAATGTTCAATGCTGGATTAGTGAATATTAGAGAAAATGGTACTTATGAAGAAATTACAGAAAAATATTTAGGAGATAGCGTACAAACTGGTCAAGCAAGTGGCTTCCTCGGATTACTACAAAGTAATTTTAGCAACTTAATGTCTGGTTTGGGACGCACGTTAGTATTGACATTGATTTCATTCGCAATTGCGCTCCTTGCCGGAACAATTATTGGCTTGTTCAGTGCAACACCGAGTAAAGTGCTTAATGTCATTGCAGATATCTATGTAACAATCTTACGAGGTATTCCGTTGATTGTATTAGCATTCTTTATGTACTTTTCGATTCCTCAGTTGTTCGGATTGCAAATTACAGCTTTTACAGCCGGGATTATTACATTAAGTCTGAATACGACGGCTTATATTGCAGAGCAAGTTCGAGGTGGTATCGCTGCAGTTGAAAAAGGTCAGCTAGAGGCCGCACGTAGTCTGGGGTTACCTTATGGAGTTTCTATGCGTAAAGTCGTATTACCGCAAGCCATTAAGATTATGATTCCGTCACTGATTAACCAATTCGTTATCACATTGAAAGATACATCGATCCTCTCCGTTATTGGAATCGTAGAATTGACACAGACAGGTCGAATTATCATTGCCCGTAATTTCCAATCTAGTTCAATGTGGATTATTGTGGCGTTAATCTATCTTATTGTCATTACCCTATTAACGAAACTATCTAATCTGATTGAAAGGAGATTAGTAGCAAATGATTAAGCTTAAAACAGAACAATTAAGAAAAAGTTTTGGAGATCTTGAAGTCTTAAAAGGACTTGATATAGAAGTGAAAGAAGGGGAAGTTGTTGTCATTATCGGGCCTTCTGGTTCTGGTAAAAGTACTTTCTTACGCTGTATGAATTTATTAGAAAAAGTTAGCGGAGGGAAAGTGATTGTAGACGATCACGACCTAACAGATCCTTCTCAAAATATCAATAAAGTTCGTGAAAATATCGGCATGGTGTTCCAGCAATTCAACTTATTCCCACATTTATCCGTTACAGATAACATTACGTTAGCACCAAAACAATTATTGAATCTGTCGAATGAAGACAGTAAGAAGCTAGCTATGAAGTTACTTGAAAGCGTTGGTATGGAAGATAAGGCTGATGCTTATCCAAGTTCATTATCAGGTGGACAAAAGCAACGTGTGGCAATTGCCAGAGCGTTAGCCATGGATCCTGACATTATGTTGTTCGATGAGCCGACAAGTGCTTTGGACCCTGAGATGGTTGGAGAAGTACTTGGAGCAATGAAGAAATTAGCGCAAGAAGGAATGACGATGGTCGTCGTTACACACGAAATGGGCTTTGCTAGAGAAATGGCAGACCGTATCGTCTTTATGGATGAAGGACATATCGTTGAAGTTGGTACACCTGAACAGATTTTTAACAATCCACAAAGTGAAAGAACACGCGACTTCTTAGATAAAGTATTATAAACAATCAAAGTTTCACTTAAACGCATAGACCTGCAGAAGAAATCATTTTCGATTTCTTCTGCAGGTCTATTTTTTCAATCATTATAGTGTTTGTCAGATGTCACCTTGTTGCGTACTTTTTAATTGATCATTCTGCAGATAACCTAGTATCTACCAGTTCCATAACCTCATCAATACTAATAGGCTTATACTCAATCATGTCTGCTCCGATATTGACGGCTCTTGGTCCTAAGGTTGTTTCAAAGTGAGGCGTCTGTGTATCGTGTGCATGGCCGTAAAGATGGATTGCTCCGCGGAAATAGCCATCCCATTCCAAAATAGGATAATGAAACAAGACAAATTTTCTTTTATAGTATTTAAGCGTGTGGTAATCTTTGACCCACTCAAAATGATTAGGATCAAACTCTTTGTCTTTAAGATATTGTTCATGGTTACCTTTAACTAAATATTTTTTACCTCGTAGCTTTTTCAATATGGCATTGGCTTGCTCGCCAGTCCCTCTATATAAGAAATCTCCTACTATATA
Coding sequences within:
- a CDS encoding metallophosphoesterase: MKYFIADMHFFHENVIEFSHRPFEDVAEMNEQLIDNWNSVVHSPKDEVYIVGDFLYRGTGEQANAILKKLRGKKYLVKGNHEQYLKDKEFDPNHFEWVKDYHTLKYYKRKFVLFHYPILEWDGYFRGAIHLYGHAHDTQTPHFETTLGPRAVNIGADMIEYKPISIDEVMELVDTRLSAE
- a CDS encoding amino acid ABC transporter substrate-binding protein/permease; protein product: MNTMKIKRKNKVTIGILFLFTLLLNLALSPVKVDAAEPVKQYNIATDVTFAPFEFQDEDGNYVGIDVEILTAIAEDQGFEFDLRPMNFSAGLQALESNQVDGMIAAMSITPEREEAFDFSDPYFDAGPVMAVREDNEEIDSYEDLEGKTVAVKVGTTGAELASELQESYDFEINQFEDSSGMYEDVVSRHSDAVFEDYPVMAYAIQQGLELRFPTQPEEGDSYGFAVNKGANPELIEMFNAGLVNIRENGTYEEITEKYLGDSVQTGQASGFLGLLQSNFSNLMSGLGRTLVLTLISFAIALLAGTIIGLFSATPSKVLNVIADIYVTILRGIPLIVLAFFMYFSIPQLFGLQITAFTAGIITLSLNTTAYIAEQVRGGIAAVEKGQLEAARSLGLPYGVSMRKVVLPQAIKIMIPSLINQFVITLKDTSILSVIGIVELTQTGRIIIARNFQSSSMWIIVALIYLIVITLLTKLSNLIERRLVAND
- a CDS encoding ABC transporter substrate-binding protein; this translates as MKKLNWIQTLALSATSLLALGACSTGDADTEAQAEDTGIKQSETVTEDASAEGQTITFWHAMGGAGGEALEAIVDNFNETNDQDITVVSEFQGTYDDAITKLRSASLGNMEADVVQIYDIGTRYMIDSDLTIPMQQFIDAESYDVSQIEPNIAAYYTVEDNLYSMPFNSSTPVLYYNEALFEAAGIEEAPSTLAEIGEMQDALTEAGAQMPISLTIYGWFVEQFIAKQGQEFVNNGNGREAIPTEVEFIENGAMQNILEEWYALYESGAAPNVGRDGGSPEFVSGQSAMMIGSTSSLSSIMSEVGGEFEVGTAYLPAISEEDQGGVSIGGASVWAMDNEDSDKAQASWEFIKYLVTPEIQAEWASATGYFPITTATHEEEVFKQNIEEFPQFQTAIDQLHASNPESQGAFLSVFPEARQIVENEIENMLNGSATPESAAQEMADQINEALENYNLVNSPE
- a CDS encoding amino acid ABC transporter ATP-binding protein, producing MIKLKTEQLRKSFGDLEVLKGLDIEVKEGEVVVIIGPSGSGKSTFLRCMNLLEKVSGGKVIVDDHDLTDPSQNINKVRENIGMVFQQFNLFPHLSVTDNITLAPKQLLNLSNEDSKKLAMKLLESVGMEDKADAYPSSLSGGQKQRVAIARALAMDPDIMLFDEPTSALDPEMVGEVLGAMKKLAQEGMTMVVVTHEMGFAREMADRIVFMDEGHIVEVGTPEQIFNNPQSERTRDFLDKVL
- a CDS encoding ABC transporter ATP-binding protein — protein: MAEVQLRQVSKVYDKNTVAVKPLNLQIKDKEFVVFVGPSGCGKSTTLRMIAGLEKITDGGLYFEDQLVNHIPSKDRDIAMVFQNYALYPNMTIYDNIGFSLKMQKIKKEERDERIREAAKVLGLTEYLNRKPASLSGGQRQRVALGRAMVRNPKVFLLDEPLSNLDANLRVAMRSEIVKLHRKLQTTFIYVTHDQTEAMTMGDRIVVLNDGELEQADTPLNLYAYPKTKFVAEFIGSPQMNIFPTTLHVEDDKSYIYFQNQSMTMGSSIQNRLPKQVVTQPVYAGIRPEAFELSEDENGETINVTVENIENMGSDTYIFFHVEDREQLMIARVPSDTDVTYGDRVHLKVDFNKWHLFDQETEQTLLRVPFESEETSKEEVLIS
- a CDS encoding glycerophosphodiester phosphodiesterase translates to MSSLNFAHRGFSSQFPENTMLAFEKAVEAGADGIELDVQLTRDKEVVIFHDDTLERLTNGTGTLRNFTLAELQQLSIGSQKCEEVLGQQIPTLREYLNWVSDTELLTNIELKTASGDPTGLEQKVLELIDLFNVKEKIIISSFHVENMSRVKQLDSEIQTGLLVIDCDEKTVQKALELEMDYLHPLASKLDKTVIEHINKLNLKINTWTINEVSDLQKANAANLYGIITDYPDRLKEIQEQSTELTH